The following coding sequences lie in one Cryptococcus gattii WM276 chromosome L, complete sequence genomic window:
- a CDS encoding ABC transporter protein, putative (Similar to SGTC gene model, INSD accession EAL17863.1~This gene appears to have duplicated and diverged from the preceding gene CGB_L1350W) — MTRDKIDVSVRNLSLIWKRRGRGSLKDREKVILNDLSLDFPAGEVSTILGPSGAGKVNAFDIKNRVVTDRIASQSTLLQLVAGRKLNPGPLSHFTTLGTLLFANQPTSRTTQSNVAFVEQDDDWHLPSLTVRETLTYAAILRLPVKMPKKQKIARAETVLRMLGLKDCADLPVGGALLKGISGGEKRRLSLAVQMINDPAVLVVDEPTSGLDASIALGVMHVLRDIAATGRTVIATIHQPRSDIWKLIDNVTLLAKGGTIAYTGKRSDAVQYLTSINHAMPSEFFNPADHLLDLVSIDPRVSYHDQSLTRVNGLTSQWRIKSAGHESGNEQERNGPDSAIIKCGEGTTPMRIALPVVLERHWKNLWRRKDVFFNRLVQTPLLGALFILFFQRLTHGPAGAQDRIGVTIESTSAIAFVGLLNAMSIFPAEKNLYLHEAKSSARYSPATFVITYSLVEVGFELLGAFGYGAIMNVAIGMQTSARIYFEYSISIWAMVNMGESFAMIFGSWIQTEGLTVTIVSTILSLIGQVSGVISLSVPAWLAAIAWGTCVKPATRVQIINEAVGLVFHCTTEEISSGACVAQSGEQLLALFNWHDLDTAKFMGIMIAICIGWRIMAWASLAARVGGIK, encoded by the exons ATGACGAGGGATAAAATCGATGTCTCT GTGAGAAATCTCAGTTTGATCTGGAAGAGGCGAGGGAGAGGGTCCCTTAAGGATAGGGAAAAGGTCATCTTGAATGATTTATCTTTGGATTTTCCCG CCGGTGAAGTTTCAACGATTTTGGGACCTTCTGGAGCCGGAAAGGTAAATGCTTTTGATATCAAGAATCGAGTGGTCACTGATAGGATAGCATCGCAGTCAACACTCTTACAGCTCGTCGCCGGAAGGAAACTCAATCCAGGTCCCCTTTCACACTTTACGACCTTGGGTACCCTTCTCTTTGCAAATCAGCCTACTTCTCGTACCACTCAATCCAATGTTGCTTTCGTTGAGCAAGATGATGACTGGCATCTACCTTCACTCACTGTTCGCGAAACCCTCACCTACGCTGCTATATTACGACTTCCGGTTAAGATGCCCAAGAAGCAGAAGATTGCGAGGGCGGAGACAGTGTTGAGAATGCTGGGACTTAAGGATTGTGCGGACCTTCCGGTTGGTGGGGCTTTGTTGAAAGGCATCAGTGGCGGTGAAAAAAGAAGACTGAGTCTGGCTGTACAAA TGATCAATGATCCTGCGGTCTTAGTGGTTGACGAGCC AACTTCTGGACTCGACGCAAGTATTGCACTTGGGGTCATGCACGTTTTGCGCGATATTGCGGCCACTGGACGGACGGTGATAG CTACTATTCATCAGCCCCGCAGTGACATTTGGAAGCTTATTGACAACGTCACTTTGTTGGCAAAGGGGGGTACCATAGCT TATACAGGAAAACGTTCGGATGCCGTCCAATACCTTACTTCCATCAATCACGCCATGCCTTCTGAATTTTTCAACCCCGCCGATCATCTTTTGGATCTTGTCTCTATAGACCCTCGAGTCTCCTACCATGACCAGTCATTAACTCGAGTCAATGGCCTTACATCTCAATGGCGAATCAAATCAGCTGGGCATGAAAGCGGAAATGAACAAGAAAGGAATGGCCCAGACTCTGCAATTATCAAGTGCGGAGAAGGGACTACCCCGATGAGGATAGCGTTGCCTGTCGTACTAGAGAGACACTGGAAAAATTTATGGAGGCGCAAGGACGTGTTTTTCAATAGACTAGTGCAGACCCCTTTATTGGGAGCATTGTTTATTTTATTCTTCCAAAGACTTACTCATGGACCAGCAG GTGCTCAAGATCGAATCGGTGTCACAATTGAGTCAACTTCAGCAATCGCTTTCGTCGGTCTTCTCAATGCCATGTCAATATTCCCTGCCGAAAAGAATCTTTACCTTCACGAGGCTAAGTCTTCTGCTCGGTACTCACCTGCCACTTTTGTGATTACTTATTCTTTGGTCGAGGTTGGATTCGAGTTGCTAGGTGCATTCGGCTACGGTGCTATT ATGAACGTCGCTATAGGTATGCAGACTTCAGCGAGAATATATTTCGAGTACTCTATATCGATCTGGGCTATGGTCAATATGGGCGAAAGTTTTGCGATGATCTTCGGCAGTTGGATTCAGACGGAAGGCTTGACCGTAAC CATCGTTTCCACTATCCTCTCACTTATAGGACAAGTCAGTGGTGTCATATCGCTGTCTGTGCCTGCTTGGTTAGCAGCC ATTGCCTGGGGTACATGTGTGAAAC CTGCTACGAGAGTTCAAATTATCAACGAGGCTGTCGGTTTGGTATTCCACTGCACCACCGAGGAAATCTCATCAGGAGCATGCGTGGCACAAAGTGGCGAGCAACT GCTTGCATTATTCAACTGGCATGATCTTGATACGGCTAAGTTTATGGGAATCATGATTGCCATTTGTATTGGGTGGAGGATCATGGCCTGGGCATCATTAGCGGCAAGAGTTGGGGGAATTAAGTAG
- a CDS encoding alpha-glucosidase precursor, putative (Similar to TIGR gene model, INSD accession AAW45012.1) produces MALLLQVFTFLLPILAGATPAYRPATLESFQPRDYSSWAVASQQPDFSGDVTQCKGYAINSDSITRTSTGGISAQLDLITYCSAYGKDISSLTLSVEYETSSRLHVHIYDTPVKQFQIDDSILPRPKRTLFGTDSADKSDLKFDYENSPFAFWVTRKSDGEVLFDTRKDGIPIHEDPSDILGTPSNYTVMPAHPLVFEDQYLQLSSKLPVEANIYGLGEAVSGSGYRRNSSSTVQTMWARDIADPVDENLYGTHPFYMEVRYNETSCILASHGVFLRNSNGMDVILRDGAIQYRVIGGTLDLYFVSGPSPNDVTEQYVSTIGLPQPMPEWSFGFHLCRWGYTSANETLSVVNRMRDAGIPLETQWNDIDWMRSYREFQFDQNYDEADYRNLVETLHSRNQHYIPIIDAAIGHPLNATDRFDVYDKGHELGVWMRNPDGTEYVGAVWPTFAVFPDWFHPKMQEIWTEAFYNLSQIVDFDGIWLDMNEPSSFVDGSASNSTMSLENTTVVPPDYSTVPFPTSWPEGYSNVTGISGNVTVDGALTYGADGNATKNTALRRSNLVRGDDVLTIPYVDVPPYPINNGNGRLSAKTVSPNATHYGGLQEYNVHNLWGFMEEEATNNMFLDLRPGKRPFLVSRSTFSGSGRKTAHWLGDNFSTFAYMKRSIQGVLQFNLFGIPMVGPDVCGFNGNTDEELCNRWMQLGAFFPFFRNHNIKSAISQEPYVWDSVRDASIKAIKARYQMLPYWSTLFAKASHAGTPAVIPLFHEFPSPSYLDNDYQFLIGPSVLVTPVLQPNESTVVGQFPTAHDVFWVDWWTHCKLDTSSGEDVTLDLPLGNIGVHVRSGSALLLYDEPGYTVKETKDSGYAILVVLDGKGYAEGDAKIDDGESLPVTEQTCLTFTSTDSCKLSSTANGSYSIAGKLKTITIVGVWIKPSEVTFNGSKINDSQIEFDEDVGRIKITRLVEDLNSAWELTW; encoded by the exons ATGGCTCTTTTATTACAAGTCTTCACGTTCCTTCTCCCCATATTGGCAGGAGCCACTCCTGCATACAGGCCTGCTACCCTTGAGTCCTTTCAACCCCGAGATTACAGCAGCTGGGCCGTCGCTAGTCAGCAACCTGACTTCTCGGGTGATGTCACACAGTGCAAGG GCTACGCCATTAATTCTGATTCCATCACGCGAACATCCACAGGCGGTATTTCTGCTCAGCTCGACTTGATCACTTACTGTTCCGCGTATGGCAAAGACATTTCATCTCTTACCCTTTCCGTTGAGTATGAGACTTCATCACGACTGCATGTCCACATCTATGACACTCCTGTCAAACAATTTCAGATTGATGACAGCATCTTACCTCGCCCGAAACGAACCCTCTTTGGGACAGATAGTGCCGACAAATCGGATCTTaagttcgactacgagAACAGTCCTTTTGCTTTCTGGGTCACTCGGAAGTCAGATGGCGAGGTCTTATTTGATACCAGAAAGGACGGTATCCCCATTCATGAAGACCCTTCAGACATCTTGGGCACTCCTAGCAACTACACGGTCATGCCTGCCCATCCGCTCGTCTTTGAGGATCAATATCTGCAGTTGAGCTCCAAATTGCCAGTCGAAGCGAACATCTACGGCTTGGGAGAAGCTGTT TCTGGAAGTGGCTACCGCAGAAACTCGAGCTCCACCGTGCAGACTATGTGGGCAAGAGA TATCGCTGACCCTGTCGATGAAAACCTCT ACGGTACTCATCCCTTTTACATGGAAGTGAGGTACAACGAAACCTCCTGCATCCTTGCTTCACATGGTGTATTCCTTCGAAA TTCGAATGGTATGGACGTTATTCTCCGAGATGGTGCTATTCAATACCGAGTCATTGGCGGTACACTCGACCTCT ACTTCGTCTCCGGTCCCAGCCCTAACGATGTAACCGAACAATACGTATCCACCATCGGCCTTCCACAACCCATGCCTGAATGGTCCTTTGGGTTCCATCTTTGTCGATGGGGTTACACTTCTGCCAACGAGACCCTCTCGGTTGTCAATAGGATGAGAGATGCTGGAATTCCTTTGGAGAC ACAATGGAATGACATTGACT GGATGAGGA GTTACAGAGAATTCCAATTTGACCAGAACTATGATGAGGCCGATTACCGAAACTTAGTGGAGACTCTTCACTCTCGCAACCAGCACTAC ATTCCCATAATCGACGCGGCTATCGGTCATCCGCTCAATGCTACGGATAGG TTTGATGTATATGACAAGGGTCACGAGCTTGGAGTTTGGATGAGGAATCCTGATGGTACTGAGTACGTCGGTGCTGTCTGGCCCACTTTCGCCGTCTTCCCAG ACTGGTTCCATCCCAAGATGCAGGAGATCTGGACAGAAGCATTCTACAACCTCTCCCAGATTGTCGATTTTGACGGTATCTGGCTTGAT ATGAATGAACCATCATCTTTCGTTGACGGTTCTGCCAGTAACTCTACTATGTCTTTGGAGAACACCACGGTCGTCCCAC CCGACTACTCTACCGTCCCGTTCCCTACCAGCTGGCCTGAAGGTTATTCTAATGTGACTGGAATTAGCGGTAACGTC ACTGTGGATGGCGCCCTCACTTACGGTGCAGATGGCAATGCCACCAAGAACACCGCTCTCCGTCGTTCCAACCTCGTTCGTGGAGACGATGTTCTCACCATTCCTTATGTTGACGTCCCTCCCTATCCTATCAACAACGGTAACGGAAGATTATCCGCCAAGACAGTCAGCCCCAATGCTACCCACTATGGCGGTCTTCAAGAGTACAATGTTCATAATCTTTGGGGTTTcatggaagaggaggctACAAACAACATGTTCTTGGACTTAAGGCCTGGGAAGAGGCCATTCCTGGTCTCTCGATCTACCTTTTCTGGCAGT GGTCGAAAGACCGCTCATTGGCTCGGTGACAACTTCTCCACTTT TGCCTACATGAAGAGGTCTATTCAAGGTGTCTTACAGTTCAACTTGTTCGGTATT CCCATGGTTGGCCCTGATGTCTGTGGCTTCAATGGCAACACGGATGAAGAGCTTTGTAATCGATGGATGCAACTTGGTGCTTTCTTCCCATTTTTCAGGAACCATAACATCAA GTCCGCAATTAGCCAGGAGCCTTACGTGTGGGACTCTGTCCGTGATGCCAGTATTAAGGCTATCAAGGCTAGATATCAGATGCTGCCCTACTGGTCCACGCTATTCGCTAAGGCCTCTCATGCTGGAAC TCCTGCCGTTATTCCCCTCTTCCACGAGTTCCCCTCCCCCAGCTACCTTGACAACGACTACCAGTTCCTCATTGGTCCCTCTGTACTTGTTACCCCAGTACTTCAACCTAACGAGTCAACTGTGGTTGGTCAATTCCCCACCGCTCATGATGTTTTCTGGGTTGACTGGTGGACTCACTGTAAACTGGACACTTCTTCTGGCGAAGATGTTACTCTCGATTTGCCTCTGGGAAACATAGGTGTGCACGTCAGGAGTGGCAGTGCTTTGTTGCTCTACGACGAGCCCGGTTATACTGTGAAGGAGACAAAAGATAGTGGTTATGCTATTTTGGTCGTACTTGATGGCAAAGGTTACGCAGAAGGTGATGCCAAAATTGATGATGGTGAAAGTTTGCCTG TTACCGAGCAGACTTGCCTCACATTCACTTCCACCGATTCCTGTAAACTCTCTTCCACAGCTAATGGTAGCTACAGCATTGCTGGCAAACTCAAGACTATTACTATTGTTGGTGTTTGGATTAAACCTTCCGAAGTCACCTTCAATGGTAGCAAGATCAACGATAGCCAGATTGAGTTTGACGAAGATGTTGGCAGAATTAAAATCACAAGGCTCGTTGAGGACCTTAATTCTGCTTGGGAGCTTACGTGGTAA